The Nitrososphaera sp. region CGGCAAGCAGTCGGTTCTGTGCAAGAAGGACGTCGCGGGTTTTATCGTCAACCGGATTTTCATCCCGCTTGTCCACGAAGGAGTTTACTGCATGGACAGGGACGGAGTCACAAAGCAGGAGCTGGACTCGGCCGTAAAGTTCAAGATGGCATTTCCGATGGGGATTCTGGAGCTGGCCGACTACACCGGTCTTGACGTCATTTACAAGGCCACAACCGAGATGCATTCCAGGGACTCTAAGGTAATTAACCCGCACCCGCTCATCAAGAAACTTTATGACGAGAAGAATTACGGCCAGAAAACGGGCAAGGGCTTTTACGACTACAAGGGAGACCAGTATGAGCGGATTAACCTGACAGAAGAACTTGCAGCCAAGTACGACCCTCTAACCCTCGTAGCCGTAGCCGCGAATAACGCCGCATGGCTAATTTCCAACGAGGTATGCGACAAGGCAGACCTGGAAAAGGCGCTAAAACTGGGGATGGGGCTTAAAACAGAGCTGTTTGCAACTGCCGAAAAATTTGGCATCAAACGGATTGTGGAGAGGCTCGAATCCCTCAGTGCAAAGTATGGCCAGTTCTATGCCCCCGACAGATACCTCGCAAACTATCCGAGGGCTGCTTGAGATGCATGCCGGAAATCCTTAAATGCTTGAAAGACGTATAGAGATCTGCCGACTGGCGAAACAGAAAGAATCGCCCGACACCCAGAATCTGCGCTTTGGGTAATGACTCAGAGCGTCCCCGGAGGTGCCGGTTGAGTTCGGTGGCATTGGGCGGCCGAAGGAAGAAAGAGACCATCGCCCCCATTGCTGCCGTCTCATGATTGGCGAAGAGGAACTGGCTCAAAAGGCTTGTTTCAAGGCGCCATGCGACTTTGATGTCGTCAGTTCGGCATTCTGTTATAATTTGTTCTTCGCACTTTCCATAATCCGCCCCACTGCGCCTCGAGCATCATTTGCCACCTGTATTAGCACCCTGTTCCTCTCGTCGAGGTATTTTCCGCCGTAGATGTCCGCGACCCCGCCGCTGCCGGATAACGCGACTACGGTCTTTTTCGTCATGTATCCCACACCCATTTCAATGAGCGTTCCTATGCCCCCTCCCACGGCAATAATTCCATCGCCGGATGAAGCCACTATAAAGTCCCGGGCATAGCCTATACCTGTACAGA contains the following coding sequences:
- a CDS encoding 3-hydroxyacyl-CoA dehydrogenase family protein; this translates as MSSIRKVAVLGSGIMGHGIAQVSAMAGYDVSLRDIEMSFLEKAMEKIKWSLGKMVEKQRLSAADSEKILSRIKPTVDLRTALKDADLLVEAVPEDMSLKKKVYAEVESVAEEKTLFASNTSTLPITEMAALTLRPERFIGVHFFNPPQLMPLVEVIPGRSTGEVVINAAMQFVKSVGKQSVLCKKDVAGFIVNRIFIPLVHEGVYCMDRDGVTKQELDSAVKFKMAFPMGILELADYTGLDVIYKATTEMHSRDSKVINPHPLIKKLYDEKNYGQKTGKGFYDYKGDQYERINLTEELAAKYDPLTLVAVAANNAAWLISNEVCDKADLEKALKLGMGLKTELFATAEKFGIKRIVERLESLSAKYGQFYAPDRYLANYPRAA
- a CDS encoding TIGR00725 family protein, with amino-acid sequence MRRIQIAVIGYNKDRCSEVAWKMAYEVGKEVASAGAVLVCGGLGGVMEAACKGAKEAGGTTVGIIPQEEFSHANPYCDVVICTGIGYARDFIVASSGDGIIAVGGGIGTLIEMGVGYMTKKTVVALSGSGGVADIYGGKYLDERNRVLIQVANDARGAVGRIMESAKNKL